A stretch of Vibrio maritimus DNA encodes these proteins:
- a CDS encoding carboxylesterase family protein, giving the protein MRKSVRTVLSLAIPLALAACGGSNNSTTKPSEPKPVEPGVSYPVETEIGDVTLIGTSESVVVRDTAGTQQKVRIESFKGIPYAEATRFNHSDTVALEDGYATEFGAVCPQTALTEIRQAEDCLNLNIWRPSNLVADQVLPVYVFIHGGNFENGSGSDPHIHGDNVVAQGQLDGKPFIAVTFNYRLGLLGSTYKDDSKGGNFGIGDQKRALEWVNNNIDKFGGDAGNVTVMGQGAGAMSIGILQQDSSDEFIAGEYFQRAIMQSNPYGFEYKSSSNAESFASVSEMENMSLKEIMDKQQSMSKATSKIVDWVVTSAATINPISSNATPIATLMPFAPYIEYRKKLIGSDKGYHLKSQPFDTELTVPTVAGYNAADERAFGSLADITFLIPMVVDLIMNNDPDLLTEENAAQAPEVIATWLTEDDNVELLRAELESIDGNDVNIQLELGDIINLLPETAYEAVNTLFYGLGNTDQTSTLLGFEDYAANSEKELSGAFDNMKQFNQMTSDMMFAGPIRAKVASADDSQIQATMYEFNYRGSFNSVPKGNLFSEKETDLIQVVKSLSCSFGTPCFGSELPFVFNKAVRSDGTTFSVSSQDEAMMSKMSRVWFSDELFEKEQYQKGSDSVWVIDGNETDGPTYDWDRMTKTGKDELLQDGRLQGLETQNLIGYYLAD; this is encoded by the coding sequence ATGCGTAAGTCTGTTCGTACTGTTCTATCTCTAGCGATTCCTTTAGCGCTTGCTGCTTGTGGCGGCAGCAATAATTCTACAACCAAACCGAGCGAGCCAAAGCCTGTAGAACCAGGTGTAAGCTACCCAGTTGAAACTGAAATTGGCGATGTCACTTTGATCGGCACTAGCGAGTCTGTTGTTGTACGCGACACCGCGGGCACACAACAAAAGGTTCGAATTGAGAGCTTTAAGGGTATCCCTTATGCAGAAGCGACTCGTTTTAATCACAGTGATACAGTTGCTCTAGAAGATGGTTATGCGACAGAGTTTGGCGCCGTATGTCCGCAAACAGCGTTAACCGAAATTCGCCAAGCAGAGGATTGCCTAAATCTAAATATTTGGCGCCCAAGTAACCTAGTGGCCGATCAAGTTTTACCTGTATACGTGTTCATTCATGGTGGTAACTTTGAAAACGGCTCTGGTTCGGATCCTCACATTCACGGTGACAACGTTGTCGCTCAAGGACAACTCGACGGAAAGCCTTTTATCGCAGTCACATTTAACTACCGTCTGGGTTTACTTGGCTCGACTTACAAAGATGACAGCAAAGGCGGAAACTTTGGTATTGGTGACCAAAAACGCGCATTAGAGTGGGTTAACAACAATATTGATAAGTTTGGTGGTGATGCTGGTAACGTGACAGTTATGGGGCAGGGCGCGGGCGCTATGTCGATCGGTATCCTACAGCAAGATAGCAGCGACGAGTTTATTGCTGGTGAATATTTCCAGCGCGCGATCATGCAAAGTAATCCATATGGCTTTGAATACAAAAGCAGCAGCAATGCAGAATCCTTCGCGTCTGTCTCTGAAATGGAAAACATGTCGCTGAAAGAAATTATGGACAAGCAACAATCAATGTCTAAGGCAACGTCTAAGATTGTGGACTGGGTAGTCACTAGCGCTGCAACAATAAACCCAATTAGCTCAAACGCGACACCAATAGCGACGCTGATGCCATTTGCGCCTTACATTGAGTACCGTAAAAAACTCATTGGATCAGATAAAGGTTATCACCTGAAATCTCAACCTTTTGATACTGAACTTACGGTTCCAACGGTTGCTGGTTATAACGCTGCGGATGAGCGAGCGTTTGGTTCACTGGCGGACATTACCTTCTTGATTCCTATGGTAGTGGATTTGATCATGAACAATGACCCAGATCTTTTGACTGAAGAAAATGCGGCACAAGCACCTGAAGTCATTGCTACTTGGTTGACAGAAGATGATAATGTTGAGCTGCTGCGAGCTGAGCTAGAGAGCATTGACGGCAATGATGTAAATATCCAGCTAGAGTTGGGTGACATCATCAACCTTCTACCAGAGACCGCTTACGAAGCTGTAAATACACTGTTCTATGGTCTAGGTAATACTGATCAAACAAGCACCTTACTTGGCTTTGAGGATTATGCGGCTAACTCGGAAAAAGAGCTTAGCGGTGCGTTTGATAACATGAAGCAGTTTAACCAAATGACCAGCGATATGATGTTTGCGGGCCCTATTCGAGCTAAAGTCGCGTCAGCTGATGATTCTCAAATTCAAGCGACTATGTATGAGTTTAACTATCGAGGTAGCTTTAACTCAGTACCAAAAGGGAACTTATTTAGTGAGAAAGAAACCGATCTCATTCAAGTAGTGAAATCGCTGAGCTGCAGCTTCGGAACGCCATGTTTTGGCTCAGAGCTTCCTTTTGTTTTCAACAAAGCCGTGCGCTCTGATGGAACAACGTTTAGTGTGTCTAGTCAAGATGAAGCTATGATGAGCAAGATGTCGCGTGTTTGGTTTAGCGATGAGTTGTTCGAAAAAGAACAGTACCAGAAAGGTTCAGATAGCGTTTGGGTTATCGATGGCAATGAGACAGACGGTCCAACTTATGATTGGGACCGAATGACGAAAACTGGCAAAGATGAATTACTCCAAGACGGTCGTCTACAAGGTCTTGAAACACAGAATCTTATTGGTTACTACTTAGCTGATTAA
- a CDS encoding MAPEG family protein translates to MTTLIWCLLVATILPYIAKIPVAIAMNKAGGYDNRHPRTQQAGLTGFGARALAAHQNAFESLIVFAPAVLVALVTESTSETIQYLALTHIGARVVYHVLYLLDADKLRSLSWTVAIGCSFAIIWHSMPM, encoded by the coding sequence ATGACCACTCTAATCTGGTGTCTACTCGTCGCCACGATTCTCCCTTACATTGCTAAGATTCCCGTGGCCATCGCGATGAATAAAGCTGGTGGCTACGACAACCGTCACCCAAGAACTCAGCAAGCAGGTCTAACCGGTTTTGGGGCGAGGGCATTAGCTGCACATCAAAATGCGTTTGAATCGCTTATTGTATTTGCACCGGCAGTTCTTGTCGCTCTGGTGACTGAGTCCACATCTGAAACGATACAATATCTCGCTTTAACTCACATTGGGGCGCGAGTTGTCTATCATGTTTTGTATTTGCTGGATGCCGATAAATTGCGTTCTTTGTCCTGGACAGTTGCTATAGGTTGTTCATTTGCCATTATATGGCACTCTATGCCAATGTAA
- a CDS encoding HD domain-containing protein, whose amino-acid sequence MPMFSCEDYEEAMINFIAQEMNQDLAHDMNHVFRVVKTAKQLCRAEGAMLEVVLPAAYLHDCFSFPKNHPERSKSSAIAADKALSFLEGLGYPSEYFDAIHHSILAHSYSANITPKTLEAKVVQDADRLDALGAIGIARCLQVSTQLGVTLYSAEDPFCEKRHPEDQKYSIDHYHTKLFRLPGMMQTASAREEAERRVEYMRSFLAQLRHEISI is encoded by the coding sequence ATGCCGATGTTTTCCTGTGAAGATTATGAAGAAGCAATGATCAATTTTATTGCTCAAGAAATGAATCAAGATCTAGCCCACGACATGAATCATGTCTTTCGAGTAGTAAAGACGGCCAAACAGTTGTGCAGGGCGGAGGGGGCGATGCTAGAGGTTGTGTTACCTGCTGCGTATCTTCATGATTGTTTCTCATTTCCTAAAAATCATCCAGAGCGTTCTAAAAGTTCGGCTATAGCGGCGGACAAAGCACTGAGCTTTCTTGAGGGGCTGGGCTATCCGTCAGAATATTTCGATGCAATACACCACAGTATCCTAGCGCATAGTTATAGCGCTAATATTACCCCCAAAACACTCGAAGCTAAGGTAGTACAAGATGCCGACAGGCTTGATGCTCTTGGTGCGATCGGTATAGCAAGGTGTCTACAGGTAAGCACCCAATTAGGCGTAACTCTATATAGCGCTGAAGACCCATTTTGTGAAAAGCGCCACCCAGAAGATCAGAAGTACTCAATAGACCATTACCATACTAAGCTCTTCCGACTGCCTGGCATGATGCAAACGGCTTCTGCAAGAGAAGAAGCTGAGAGGAGAGTAGAGTATATGCGTTCGTTTCTGGCTCAATTGAGACATGAAATAAGCATTTAA
- a CDS encoding TIGR03643 family protein, producing MEVTQEMESRIIEMAWEDRTPFEAIRSQFGLSESEVIRFMRVRLKRGSFKLWRARVSGRATKHARLRRGDVSRGYCPTQYKHK from the coding sequence ATGGAAGTAACACAAGAGATGGAGTCGAGAATTATAGAGATGGCTTGGGAGGACAGAACGCCTTTTGAAGCCATTCGATCACAGTTTGGCTTGAGCGAGTCTGAGGTCATACGTTTTATGCGTGTTCGACTAAAAAGGGGCAGTTTCAAGCTATGGCGAGCAAGAGTTTCGGGTAGAGCAACAAAACATGCAAGGCTTCGTCGTGGTGACGTTAGCCGAGGGTACTGCCCGACTCAATATAAACATAAGTAG
- a CDS encoding DUF4144 domain-containing protein — translation MINWPCLLKLEGDDELLYIASEVSLTDELNSLIHSDEDILVDSYGQVYGVTTDSRGIVVLEYKHETLSLEDVTLLVQAHEFSLAQVCLTKIQFNSIAEAIHALHSAQ, via the coding sequence ATGATCAATTGGCCCTGCCTCCTTAAACTTGAAGGTGATGATGAACTGCTTTACATCGCGTCGGAAGTCTCGTTAACTGACGAACTCAATTCACTTATTCACAGTGATGAAGACATCTTGGTTGACTCTTACGGACAGGTGTATGGGGTAACGACAGATTCTAGAGGCATAGTGGTACTGGAATATAAACATGAGACTCTCAGTCTTGAAGATGTCACTTTACTTGTTCAAGCTCATGAATTTTCATTGGCACAAGTATGCCTTACTAAAATTCAGTTCAACTCGATAGCTGAAGCGATTCACGCTTTGCATTCTGCTCAATAA
- a CDS encoding YnfA family protein, protein MATAVAEILGCYLPYLWLREGKSIWLLVPAAFFLGLFAWLLSLHPTAAGRVYAAYGGVYIFVAIIWLWLVDGIKPTTWDIVGTLVALLGMAIIMFAPRGA, encoded by the coding sequence ATGGCGACCGCTGTGGCAGAGATTTTAGGCTGCTATTTGCCTTATTTGTGGCTTAGAGAAGGAAAGTCGATCTGGCTGTTAGTCCCAGCTGCGTTCTTTCTTGGTTTATTCGCGTGGTTACTTTCTTTACACCCTACGGCAGCAGGCAGAGTTTATGCGGCTTACGGCGGGGTATACATATTTGTCGCCATCATTTGGCTCTGGCTAGTTGATGGTATCAAACCAACTACGTGGGATATTGTTGGTACATTAGTTGCGTTGCTCGGCATGGCTATAATTATGTTTGCCCCCAGAGGCGCCTGA
- a CDS encoding VF530 family DNA-binding protein — MSQEQPNNPLHGLTLEKILVRLQEHYGWEGLDAEIQINCFYNNPSIKSSLKFLRRTQWARDKVEALYIDTFCR, encoded by the coding sequence ATGAGTCAAGAGCAACCAAACAATCCACTACACGGTCTGACACTAGAAAAAATCCTAGTACGCCTTCAAGAGCACTATGGTTGGGAAGGCTTAGATGCGGAAATTCAGATTAATTGCTTTTACAACAACCCCTCTATCAAATCTTCTCTTAAATTCTTGCGTCGCACTCAGTGGGCGAGAGACAAGGTAGAGGCTCTCTATATCGATACCTTCTGTCGATAA
- a CDS encoding YtoQ family protein encodes MECVLKVYLSGEIHTDWREQIIEGCKAKDLDISFTSANTDHESSDAAGDGLGAESQQFWRDHKSAKVNAIRIQTAIKACDVAIIRFGDKYKQWNAAFDAGYCAALGKPYITLHDENLVHALKEVDGAAQAWATTPQQVVDLLAYTVS; translated from the coding sequence ATGGAGTGCGTGTTGAAAGTATATCTATCAGGTGAAATACATACCGATTGGCGAGAGCAGATCATCGAGGGCTGCAAAGCCAAGGATCTTGATATCAGTTTTACGTCTGCCAACACAGATCATGAATCAAGTGATGCTGCAGGCGATGGTTTAGGCGCCGAGTCGCAACAGTTTTGGCGCGACCACAAATCCGCAAAAGTAAACGCGATTAGAATTCAAACGGCTATCAAAGCATGTGACGTAGCGATCATTCGTTTTGGCGACAAATATAAGCAGTGGAATGCAGCTTTTGATGCTGGTTACTGTGCTGCACTCGGCAAACCGTACATTACTCTCCACGATGAAAACCTAGTACATGCGCTAAAAGAGGTTGATGGCGCTGCACAGGCGTGGGCAACGACGCCACAACAGGTTGTTGATCTATTGGCTTACACAGTTTCTTAG
- a CDS encoding class I SAM-dependent methyltransferase yields MSDEYNDQVSKHYAAYRPPIHGLILKQAIESIKPSFEKGLDIGCGTGLSSNALAAFCCEVVGIDPSAEMLANASLSHGVSFVQGTGDNLPLTDSSVDIVTFAGSLSYAKSDKLVDEILRVGNEDVTVVAYDFEVLLDDVLTSLGITLPPSTSSYNHAENFSEFEVLTEIAVHQSRLVIPVSSEQLAHVLFSSSKRFALLVERFGSDNTFDRVVKALSEDRHQEISVDTYYSTYRPN; encoded by the coding sequence ATGAGTGATGAGTATAACGATCAAGTTTCTAAGCACTACGCGGCGTACCGTCCGCCTATTCACGGGCTGATACTGAAACAGGCAATAGAATCTATTAAGCCTTCGTTTGAAAAAGGTCTGGATATAGGTTGTGGGACAGGCCTCTCGTCCAATGCTTTGGCTGCGTTTTGCTGCGAGGTTGTGGGCATAGACCCAAGTGCCGAGATGCTGGCTAACGCGAGCTTATCACATGGTGTTTCTTTTGTTCAAGGGACGGGCGATAACTTACCGCTTACCGATAGTTCGGTTGATATTGTCACCTTTGCAGGTTCACTTTCTTACGCCAAGTCCGATAAGTTAGTTGACGAAATACTGCGTGTCGGCAATGAAGATGTCACGGTAGTTGCCTACGACTTCGAAGTATTGCTCGATGATGTGCTGACGAGCCTTGGTATCACACTACCGCCAAGTACTTCTAGCTATAACCATGCAGAGAACTTCTCGGAGTTTGAAGTGCTGACAGAGATCGCTGTTCATCAAAGCAGGTTGGTGATTCCGGTTTCGTCAGAACAACTAGCTCATGTACTATTTTCGTCTTCAAAACGTTTTGCACTATTGGTTGAGCGATTCGGAAGCGACAATACATTCGATAGAGTAGTCAAAGCATTAAGCGAAGACCGTCATCAGGAGATCAGTGTCGATACCTATTATTCGACGTACAGACCGAATTGA
- a CDS encoding SH3 domain-containing protein yields MQYKVVKEYTDTPKHPIVVVQGEQLTVMEESDAQGDWPNWVLCRGEDKKGWVPKQILTIDAEIAIVKSDYRAVEHRLAVGERLTAEFELNGWIWCEKTGDKGVMGWSPLNHLARV; encoded by the coding sequence ATGCAATACAAAGTAGTAAAGGAATACACAGATACTCCCAAACACCCGATTGTTGTCGTGCAAGGTGAGCAACTGACTGTTATGGAAGAGTCAGACGCTCAGGGTGATTGGCCAAATTGGGTTCTTTGTCGCGGTGAAGATAAGAAGGGGTGGGTACCTAAACAGATACTCACGATAGATGCTGAGATCGCGATCGTCAAAAGTGACTACCGTGCTGTTGAGCACAGATTAGCGGTGGGTGAAAGACTGACTGCTGAGTTTGAACTGAATGGTTGGATTTGGTGCGAAAAAACAGGTGACAAAGGTGTTATGGGTTGGTCTCCTTTAAACCACCTTGCGCGAGTTTGA
- a CDS encoding GNAT family N-acetyltransferase, whose product MFREMTRQDFDAFWPTFSKVIRAQETYAFDPNMTLEQSFDVWCKAPLKTFVYINDGEILGSFYIKANAAGPSRHICNCGYMVSESARGKGIARSMCEYSQQIAIELGFVAMQFNSVVSTNTIAVELWKSLGFDIVGTIPRAYKHSRLGYVDSFVMYKGLVEE is encoded by the coding sequence ATGTTTCGTGAAATGACAAGACAGGATTTCGATGCTTTTTGGCCTACGTTTTCTAAGGTAATACGGGCTCAGGAAACCTATGCTTTTGATCCAAACATGACATTAGAGCAGTCGTTTGATGTTTGGTGTAAAGCGCCACTTAAAACATTCGTTTATATAAATGACGGAGAGATACTAGGCTCGTTTTACATCAAAGCAAATGCGGCAGGACCAAGCCGCCATATTTGCAATTGCGGATACATGGTTTCTGAGAGTGCCAGAGGGAAGGGGATTGCACGTTCAATGTGCGAGTACTCCCAACAGATTGCGATAGAACTGGGATTTGTAGCGATGCAGTTTAATAGCGTGGTATCGACAAATACTATCGCAGTAGAGCTTTGGAAAAGTCTTGGCTTTGATATCGTCGGGACGATTCCTAGAGCCTATAAACACAGCCGCCTGGGTTATGTTGATAGTTTCGTGATGTATAAAGGGTTAGTAGAAGAGTAG
- a CDS encoding glycine zipper family protein has protein sequence MKKAIITAALLCLSSAASANIIIDTKNVDQEQYHADMYECQQYSENVQSGQSNSLGSDMLGSTAKGAALGAAGGAISGGSGTKGAQVGAGIGLIGGALKHGAEKRHQAEEYQVQKDQVVRHCMQGRGYYVLN, from the coding sequence ATGAAGAAAGCAATTATTACAGCGGCATTACTTTGCTTAAGCAGCGCCGCTAGCGCCAATATCATCATTGATACGAAAAATGTAGATCAAGAGCAGTACCATGCTGATATGTATGAGTGCCAGCAATATAGTGAGAACGTGCAGAGTGGGCAATCTAACTCTCTAGGCTCCGATATGCTGGGTTCAACCGCTAAAGGTGCGGCGTTGGGTGCCGCTGGCGGTGCAATTTCTGGCGGAAGTGGTACTAAAGGTGCTCAAGTCGGAGCCGGAATTGGCTTGATTGGTGGCGCACTCAAACACGGCGCGGAAAAGAGACATCAAGCAGAAGAATACCAGGTGCAGAAAGACCAAGTTGTCCGTCACTGCATGCAAGGCCGTGGCTATTACGTACTAAACTGA
- the pdxY gene encoding pyridoxal kinase PdxY, translated as MKGIISIQSHVVYGRAGNSSAVFPLQRLGFEVWPIHTVQFSNHTQYQQGWTGYAFHPSIIGELTLGLNKIGALKDCEAILSGYMGSAAQAHEVLKLVNKVKKENPNALYVCDPVMGDSEKGCILDPEITDELVTHLMPAADVIIPNQFELTQFTGIEITSLGDAVAACKKALSMGPKVVLVKHLHGISNNIFTMMLATEGHCYMVQRPFLDFEREPVGVGDLISALFTAGLLSELSPVKAFEHANNACYGVLRETHRRDEWELQTVAAQQSLVDPKDRFCATQLA; from the coding sequence ATGAAAGGTATTATTTCTATTCAATCACACGTCGTTTATGGACGTGCTGGAAACAGCTCAGCTGTATTCCCACTACAAAGACTTGGCTTTGAAGTATGGCCAATTCACACGGTTCAGTTCTCAAACCATACACAATACCAACAAGGTTGGACTGGATACGCATTTCACCCGAGCATCATCGGGGAGCTTACGCTTGGCCTAAATAAGATTGGTGCTCTAAAAGACTGTGAAGCGATTTTGTCTGGGTACATGGGCAGCGCAGCGCAGGCGCACGAAGTATTAAAGCTTGTTAACAAAGTAAAGAAAGAAAATCCAAATGCACTCTACGTTTGCGATCCAGTCATGGGTGATTCAGAAAAAGGCTGCATCTTAGATCCGGAAATTACTGACGAGCTAGTTACGCATCTTATGCCTGCAGCAGATGTGATTATTCCAAATCAATTTGAGCTCACTCAATTCACCGGGATCGAGATAACCTCGCTCGGAGACGCGGTTGCAGCCTGTAAAAAAGCACTCTCCATGGGGCCGAAGGTGGTATTGGTGAAACACTTGCACGGTATATCAAACAACATCTTCACAATGATGCTAGCGACTGAGGGCCATTGCTATATGGTTCAGCGTCCTTTCCTAGATTTTGAGCGAGAGCCCGTTGGTGTTGGCGATTTAATTTCCGCACTATTTACGGCTGGCCTTCTCAGCGAACTGTCGCCGGTTAAAGCGTTTGAGCATGCAAACAACGCTTGTTATGGCGTACTTCGTGAGACCCACCGACGTGACGAGTGGGAACTTCAAACTGTAGCGGCGCAACAAAGCCTTGTCGATCCAAAAGATCGCTTCTGTGCAACTCAACTAGCGTAA
- a CDS encoding bifunctional aspartate transaminase/aspartate 4-decarboxylase — MSNIDFSQFENLSPFELKDKLIEVAKTTPDRMLMDAGRGNPNFLATLPRHAFLRLGDFAMQEAERNYAYLDAGFGGIPDGKGIVERFDTFVGKAGDSEGVRFLEKALSYAKDRLGIDKQEFLNELVLAFLGCNYPVPPRMLVNIEKVVKQYIAEEMYGPMPTTTNFDLFATEGGTASMTYTFQTMFHNGLLKKGDKVALTTPIFTPYLEIPELSEYELEIVEIRLDEKTWQLPQSEIEKLADEQIKLLCVVNPANPASVKFSDDTLDRLTSFVEEKRKDLFIITDDVYGTFADNFVSLFAKLPYNTLCVYSFSKYFGATGWRLGTIAIQDNNVFDDAMRALPEAQQLQLDDRYKTLTPTPRDIKFIDRIVADSRAVALNHTAGLSLPQQVQMAMFSLNCLMDLEDKYKDACKRIIRERFNTLYENMGITVEEDKDRVDYYTLLELDTLGGKLYGDEFVEWFKASNKGKDFLFRLAHETGVILLPGKGFDVVHASVRVSLANLTHHEYELIGRETRRVLDEYFQEFMAQ, encoded by the coding sequence ATGTCTAATATCGACTTCTCACAATTCGAAAACCTAAGCCCATTTGAACTTAAAGACAAACTTATCGAAGTGGCAAAAACGACTCCAGACCGCATGCTAATGGATGCTGGCCGTGGTAACCCTAACTTCCTAGCTACGCTACCTCGTCACGCTTTCCTTCGCTTAGGTGACTTCGCAATGCAAGAAGCTGAGCGTAACTACGCTTACCTAGATGCGGGCTTCGGTGGCATCCCAGATGGCAAAGGCATCGTTGAACGTTTCGATACGTTCGTAGGTAAAGCGGGTGACTCTGAAGGCGTTCGTTTCCTAGAAAAAGCACTCAGCTACGCGAAAGACCGTCTAGGTATCGACAAACAAGAGTTCCTAAATGAACTCGTTCTAGCATTCCTTGGCTGTAACTACCCTGTTCCTCCACGCATGCTTGTGAACATCGAAAAAGTGGTTAAGCAATACATCGCAGAAGAGATGTACGGCCCTATGCCAACCACGACTAACTTTGACCTATTCGCGACTGAAGGCGGCACGGCGTCAATGACCTACACTTTCCAAACCATGTTCCACAATGGTCTGTTGAAAAAAGGTGACAAGGTTGCACTGACTACACCTATCTTCACTCCGTACCTAGAAATCCCAGAGCTTTCTGAGTACGAACTGGAAATCGTAGAAATCCGTCTAGACGAGAAAACATGGCAGCTTCCTCAATCTGAGATTGAAAAGCTAGCTGACGAGCAAATCAAATTGCTTTGTGTGGTAAACCCTGCAAACCCAGCGTCTGTGAAGTTCTCTGACGACACGCTAGACCGCCTAACTTCATTTGTTGAAGAGAAGCGTAAAGACCTATTCATCATTACTGATGACGTGTACGGCACATTCGCAGATAACTTTGTATCGCTATTTGCAAAACTGCCATACAACACACTTTGTGTGTACTCATTCTCAAAATACTTCGGTGCAACAGGCTGGCGTCTAGGCACTATCGCGATTCAAGACAACAACGTGTTTGACGATGCGATGCGTGCACTACCAGAAGCACAGCAGCTTCAGCTTGATGACCGTTACAAAACACTGACTCCAACACCGCGCGACATTAAGTTCATCGACCGCATCGTTGCAGACAGCCGTGCAGTAGCACTAAACCACACTGCGGGTCTATCGCTACCACAACAAGTTCAAATGGCGATGTTCTCTCTAAACTGCCTAATGGACCTAGAGGACAAATACAAAGATGCTTGTAAACGCATCATCCGTGAGCGCTTCAACACGCTTTACGAAAACATGGGCATTACTGTCGAAGAAGACAAAGACCGTGTGGATTACTACACACTACTAGAGCTAGACACCCTAGGTGGCAAGCTGTACGGCGACGAGTTCGTGGAGTGGTTCAAAGCAAGCAACAAGGGTAAAGACTTCTTGTTCCGCCTTGCTCACGAAACCGGTGTTATCTTGCTTCCTGGTAAAGGCTTCGATGTAGTACACGCATCGGTACGTGTGTCACTCGCTAACCTAACTCATCACGAGTATGAGTTGATTGGCCGCGAAACTCGCCGCGTACTTGATGAGTACTTTCAAGAGTTCATGGCTCAATAA